Genomic segment of Geminocystis herdmanii PCC 6308:
TTATTGGAGGGGAAAGATTTTATGTACATTGCTTCTCAAGCTAAAACTATGGGTTGCCCTGCCCAATTTTGGTTTACGGGTTACTCTTTAGGGGGAAAATTGGCATTGTGGGCATTGTATGAGGCATCTCGATCGAACATAGAAGAAATTTATAAGTTGCGAGCTGGAGATATCGGAGGTGGTGCGGTGATATGTCCTAGTTTAGATGCTATGCGCTCTTTAACCTATTTGGAAAATCATCCTTGGGGGCGTTATTTAGAAAAAGCCATCACCCAAAACTTGAAAAAGTTAGTAACAGAAATTGCAAAGGCGCATCCTCAACATATTGACAGAGAAATTTTGACTAAGATTAATAGTATCAAGGAATTTGATCAATATTTGGTCATTCCAGCATTAGGGTTTAACACCGTTGCCGAATATTATCACGCCAGTAGTCCTTTAAACATAATGGGTGATATTAATAAGCCTACTTTAATCTTATATGCCATAGATGATCCCATGTTTGACCCTACTCTTGTGGATGATTTGGTCAAAATTGGCAATAAAAACCCCATGGTAGATTTAATTTTAACAAAAAATGGTGGTCATGTGGGATATATTAGCAATTTATCTTATCAGCAAGAATATCAAGATGTCGATGAAAAAGTGACACAGCTCGATCGATGGTGGGCTTGGAATCTTTGTTTAGACTGGTTTAATTTAAAAGGGGTAAACTAAATCTAGGCAAATCTAGTAAATAATCGTTAAAAGTGTTGATATATAATAGGTTTAGAATTTTAAAAATGCAGATGTTATAAATTTACAGTTTTAATTTAACCTAACACCTACTACCTGATACCTGACACCTTTTTTTAAACATACTTTATCACGACGAGAAGTAGAAGAGCCATTTAAAATTGCTATATAATAAATAAAAACCTTGTATCTTAGTCATTAAATATTATCTTATAAATTAGACTAATTAATTTTTATAAAAATATGAAATTATCAAAAATTTTTACTTTAACTTTGGTGTTAATTGTTAGCTTTATTACTTTAATAAATTCAGCTCAAGCCCTTGATTACACAAAAAGAGACTTATTTGAATCAGATTTTTCAGGACAAAATTTAAGCGGTTCAACCTTTAATAAAACAAACCTACGCAGTAGTAATTTAAGCAATGCAAATCTCCAAAAAGCAAGTTTTTTTGGTGCTAATCTGGATTCAGCAAATCTCGAAGGTGCAGACTTACGCAATGCGGTTTTAGACTCCGCTAGATTAACTAAAGCCAATCTTCATAATGCTATTCTTGAAGGTGCTTTTGCTACTAACACAAAATTTGAAAAAGCCAATATCGATGGCGCTGATTTTACCGATGTGATTTTGCGCCCTGATGTGGAAGCAATTTTGTGCGAAAATGCCACTGGCACAAATCCTGTTACTGGTAGAAATACCCGTGATACTCTTTACTGTGAATAGTTAATAATTAATAATTAATAGTTAATAATTCTCCATTCTCCATTCTCCATTCTCCATTGCCTACCTTCATCAATATTAAATTATTCCTCAACGGGGTATAATGATCGATCGAACCTTAGAAGAAAAAATAGAGTCTTTAGTTGTTAATTTAAGACAAGGACAAAAAGAGTTAGCCCAGTGGAAATCTGGTAAAATGGCTGTTTCAGCCGTGCCGGGGGCAGGAAAATCTCACAGTTTAGCCACTGCCGCCGCTATTACTATCGCCAGAAATAACCTTAATAGTAACCGACAGTTAGTTATTGTAACCTATACTCGATCGGCCGCCGCCAGTATTGAAAAAAAAATTAACGAAATTTTGAGAAACGATTTACAACGAGTAGCTGTTGGTTTTACCGTGCAAACTATCCACAGTTTAGCGGTAAATATTGCTAACCGTTATCCTCAACTGTCGCAACTAGATATGGAAAATCGCACTCTTTCAGAGATAACATCCAGTCATCCCCTCATGTTAGAAACAGTTAATCAGTGGGTGAAACATAATCCCGAATTGTATGAATTGTTATGGCAAGGAAAGACAAAAGAGAAAGAAATAGACGAGGCAGAACTTTTACAACGGGAGTCATTATTATTAAATGATATACTGCCAAAAGTGGCTTATAATGCCGTTTCCTTAATCAAAAGCTCAGATTTAACCTTAAATGATTCTTTTTCATTGCCTGATAATCCTGATAATTCTTATCCCTTGATGAAGATTGCTAAAGGTTTATATGAAGAATATCAAGGGTTAATGAGCAAAACACAACGCATCGATTATGATGATCTTATCTTATCAGCTTTGAGGGTATTAAAGTTCGATCGATCGAGAGAAGTTTTACAAGGAGAAGTATTTGCCGTCTTTGAAGATGAAGCCCAAGATTCTAGCCCATTACAGGAAGAATTACTAGAAATATTAGCAACGGATACCAAGAATAATCAAGTAAATTTTGTCAGGGTAGGAGACTCTAATCAAGCCATAAACTCTACCTTTACATCTGCTGACCCTAAATATTTTCGTGATTTTTGTCATCAATGTCAAGAAGATAAAGGATTTTATACCATGAATCAAGCGGGGAGAAGTTGTCAAATTATTATGGATACGGCAAATCAAACTTTAGCATGGGTAAATCAGAATATTCGAGAAGAATTAAGTAAGAAAAATATTGCAGAGATAGAGTCTTTAATTCCCTTTGAGTTTCAAAATATTCAACCAGTAGAAAACACAGTAAATCAAAGGAATATTAATCCCTTCCAAGAAGGCAAAGGAGTAGAAATTGAAATTCCTGAAGATATTTATCATACTGTAGATTTAATTAGAGAAAAAGTTATCTATTTATGGAGTAAAAAAGATGAAGAAATAACTCCAAATTTTGCTATTTTAGTGAGACAAAATAAACAAGGACAATTTTTGTATGAGCATTTAAAAGATTTAGAAAAAAATTATAACCTGAAGGTAAAATTAATTAATGATGCTGATATTTCTAAGAAGATTTTGCAAGAAATTTTTTCTATTTTACAATTTTTAGATTGCCCTCATTCTTCTCAATATTTAAGAAAAACCTTAGCAATTCTCACGGAAAGATTAAAGATTCCTGTGGAAAATATCAACTCTTTAAGTATTTATCCTGAAAAATTTTTATACCCGACTATTCTTGATGTTAATAAAAAAGAATTTAATCTTATTAAACTAAAAAATGAGTGTATAAGATTATTAAAAAGTCGTTTAGAGTTATCCCCTTATCAATTAATTCCTTTTATTTCTTTATTCTTAAAATATGATCAAGTAGAATTAGCTACAGTACAAAAATTAAGTGAGAGAATTAAACAGGATATTCAGGGCAATATGTCTTTAAAATTGATGTTAAATATTTTACAAGAAATAGTCAATGGAGAAAAGTTTAAAAGGGTAGAAATTGAAGACGAAAAAAGTTATCAAAAAGAAGGGCAACTGACTATTATTACCATGCACAAAGCGAAAGGTTTAGAGTGGGATTATGTGTTTTTACCTTTTTTACATAAAAATATTATCCCCGGCAATGAATCTTATGTTAATGCCAATACTAAATTTATCGGTGATTTTAGTTTACCTGAAGTAACTCGATCGAGCTTAAGATTCATGATTCACTATTATAAAAAAATAAATGATAGACAAATATCTATTCAAGAGGCATCTATAGAAAATAGTTATCAGAAAAAAGGGGAAGAATATCGTTTATTATATGTAGCCATGACAAGGGCAAAAAAATTATTATGGATGTCATCCGCAAAAAAAGCACCAACTAACTGGAATTTCTTTGAAGATAACGGCAATGAAGCTCAATTAAAAGAGCAATTGCCCTGCCCTGCTATTATAGACTTGCCACGGAAATAAGTTGATATTGATGAAAGTTGAATCTTAATCAACAACCGTCAAGGAATAAATGAAGTTATTGGCGAAATATATCTTAACATAAAACTTGATCATAATCGATCATTGAACGAAAACAAAGTTTTAGAGGGTTTCATCATAGAATTTTTCAGCAAACCCTAATGCCTAATCACTAAGATGATTAAGAGGTAGATTCTTTGATTGATGAATTTCCATAAGATTGCTATAGCGCAAACCAAAACCAAAACCTAAGCCACCAAAACTAAAAACCACAGTAGTAATAATTATTAATTGCTTAAAAATAGTGATGGCTTTGCGATGTTGAGTGTTATTAAGCACTTTTTTTTTCTGGGGAATAGTTTTAGTTTCCGCTACGGAAGTTGGTAACTCTAAATTTGGTGACTTAACTGTGGATGTCGATACAACCGTTGATATTTTCCCCATAGCCATTTTTGTACAATGTCAATAACTAGATAACTTGAATAATAATATAGCGCTGATACTTGAATTTTGCACTAATAATAAAATCGTGAAAGCCTATTTTTTATTGTCAACGATAATTAGACTTGACGCTGGAGAATCAGAAATATCTCCTATCTCGTTTCGATCGATCATACAACATCAGCAATTAAAAATTGAAGATTTTTGGTACATTAGAAACAAGAGCAAAATTAAATGTAAAAAAAATCCTATGGCAACAACAAGTAACTTTAGAGATTCCATTAAAAAAGCCAAAAATCAGGCTTTAGTAGGTCCTAACGTCATCAACAAAGCGCTACCCTATTTAGGTGGTGGATTAGTATTAACCGCCGTCGGCACTTATGGCGGTTTGGGGATGATTCAATCTAACCCTACCTTATTTATGCCTACTTTTATCGGTGCGATAATTCTGCAATTAGTCCTCTTTTTTGTAGTTAGAGGTATTGCGGAAAGAGCCGATAACGGTATTGCGTTACCCCTGTTAACAGTTTATAGTCTCCTCACAGGTTATACCCTCAGTGGCATCGTGTATGTCGCTTTAGGCACAAATGGAGTTGGTATTAATGGTGTAGCCATAGCCGCTTTAGGTTGCGGTATCACCTTTGTCTTGGCTAGAAATGTCGGCTCAAATCTTGGAGAAGAAGATGGACTTGCCTTAGCAAAAACAGTACAATTGGGGATTATAGGTCTTTTTATCGTTATTCTCTTACAATTAGTATTGAGCTTTTTCGGTGTTTTTACCCCCAGTTGGTTAGAAATTGGTATTTCTGGTTTAGGGGTATTTCTCTTTGTTGGTGCATCGGTAGTGGATTTTTATATCTTACCCCGCGCTTACCGTGATGAGCAATATTTATCGGCTGCCCTTTCCATGTATCTTACTTATATCAATCTTTTTGTCTTTATTCTTCGACTCTTAATTGCTATCAATAGTCGTGACTAAAAGAATTAAGAATTAGGAATTAAGAATTAAGAATTAGGAATTAAGAATTAAGAATTAAGAATTAAGAATTAAGAATTAAGAATTAAGAATTAAGAATTAAGAATTAAGAATTAAGAATTAAGAATTAAGAATTAAGAATTAAGAATTAAGAATTAAGAATTAAGAATTAAGAATTAGGAATTAGGGTGTTAATTCTCCATTTAATTTTATGAAAACCATAGAAAAAACTGTATATAAAGATAACTTATTCGATCGAGTTTTTATCGCTATATTCTCTCAGAAAATGGCGCAAGCCGTAGGCAAAAAAATCACCTCTAAAGGTTATCAAGGTTTTGTCGATTTGTCTCAAGAAATCATGAAGGGGCGCAATGCCCAACAACAACAAGAATTAGTCTCGATCGTGCTAAAATCTTTGATACCTTCTCCAGTTTTATACTTAGTTCGTACTTTTGTACCTCCCAATAAATGGGTGTGTGAATCTAATGCTTGGTTTGCCACAGTTTTGTTTGAATGGTTAGTGGGAAAATCCATAATCAAAGAAGTAGAAATAGTCACAGAAAATAACGAAATTCGTAAACAAAAAAGCGGAGTAACTATTGAAAAATGTCGCTATTTAGAAGATAGTGGTTGCGTGGGAATGTGTATCAATATGTGTAAATTACCTACCCAGAAATTTTTTACCGAATCCTTTGGTATCCCTCTCACTATGACTCCTAATTTTGAAGATTTTAGTTGTGAAATGGTATTTGGGCAATATCCCCCTCCTCTGGAAACCGAAGAAGCTAGTACTCAACCTTGTTTACAAAGTCACTGCCCTACTGCTAGTAATTTTCCGAAACCTTGCCCTAAAATTTATGACTAGCATAAATATTTAATTTATTTTAATATATTTTACTTGCAATTATAGACAATTTAAAGACTTATACACAGTTGTTAAATATAAGAAAAAAATGACTAATTTAGAATTAAAACAAGCAAAAAATCAGCTTAATGAGTTATTAGAAATAGTTATGAAAGGAGAAGAAATTATTATCACAGAAAATAATGAGCCAGTGATTAAATTAAGTCCTTTAAAAATTGAAAAAAAACCTCCTCGTCAACCCGGTAGTGCAGAGGGAAAAATATGGATAGCTGATGATTTTGATGCACCCTTAACGGATTTTAAAGAATATATATAAAACAGTTAAACTGATGAAAATATTAATTGATACTCATATTTTTCTTTGGTATGTTACTAATAATCAAAAGCTAAATGAAAGCACAAAACTGATTATTAATGATAGGGGAAATATTATTTATATCAGTCAAGCTAGTATTTGGGAGATAGCCATTAAAAATAGTGTAGGAAAATTAACTTTTAATTCTTCATTTCGAGAATTTATTGAAGAACAAATTAGAGTTAATGATTTTAATATTTTAACATTTAATTTATCCAATTTTGAGCAAATAACAAAATTACCTTTTCATCATCGTAATCCTTTTGATAGGATAATTATTGCTCAATCAATTATTGAAAAAATACCAATTATTAGTTATGATGAAATGTTTAAATTTTATGATATTCAACTATTAGATTGAAAAAAAGAAGTTTAATTTATGAAGAAAATCTATCACGCTCACTTATACGGTTTAAGAAAAAATAAATATAAAATTAGTAAATCATTGTTAAAAATATATTGGAATAATGTTTAAATCAATTATTAATATCATCTCCTGTCTTCTATCTCCTATCTCCTACCTTCATCAACAATTTTATGGCTGACTCAGGTAAGTTTACTAAAAAATTTTTGCGGTATTTAATCTTAGGATTAACTTTCTTTTTTATTATCACTACATTTAAACAAAATTGGCAAGAAATAAAAGGTATTAAATTTACTTTTTTTACCTTGTTAATGTTTACTATTAGTCTAGTTTTAAACATTATCGCTCATACTTTTTCTGCTTGGGTATGGACTTGGATTTTAAAGATTTTTCAAACAAAATTACAAGGTTTGAAAGCGATAAATATTTATTTAATTACTAATATTAGTAAATATTTACCCGGTAATGTTTGGCATTTTTTCGGCAGAGTCAAAGCAATTCAAGCAGAAGGTGATAGTTTGTCGATCGCAACAGTAAGTGTTATTATTGAACCATTATTAATGGCAGTGTCAGCATTATTAATCACTCTTATTAGTGCTAGTTTTGGGATAATAACTTTAAGTTTTAGTCCGTTATTTTTACTAACTTATATCTTAATTATCGTTATTTTAATCGGTATTCATCCCAAAATTCTTAATCCTTTATTGTGTAAATTAGCAAAAAGTAAAGGCAGTAATGAAACAGCAACGTTAACCAAATATCCTCTATTACCCTTATTAGGAGAAATAATTTTTTTACTGATAAGAGGCTTCGCTTTTTTATCTCTTTTAATCGCTTTTATGCCAGTAAAATTAACCTTAATTCCTCAAATATTAAGTAGCTTTAGTTTTGCTTGGTTATTAGGTTTAATTGTACCCGGTGCGCCCGGAGGTATTGGCATTTTTGAAGCGACAATTATTGCTAGTTTTGATTCTGCTATTTTTCCCTCTCAAATTGTCTTAATCGTGATAGCATTATTTAGAATTAGTAGCATTTTAGCAGAGTTAATTACTGCTGGATTTGCTAGTTTTTCTTATAAATATGAAAATTAAATTATTATAATAATAACCCATTTAATGCTGATGTTATGAATAATTCTCCCTTGATTTTTCCTATTTCACCTCTAATTAAAATAACTCTACTTAACCTTTATTTTGCCCTAACAATTCCTCTCCCTTTTTTAGCAAAATTAAAATCGATTGATTTTCCTCTAGGGCTTCTAATTTTTCTCTTGATCTTAGGCTCGATCGTGCTTATGATGGTATTGAGTGAAAGAGTCACCGTCAGCGATGAAGGCATTAAAGTCGGTTATCCTCAATGGGTAAGTTGGTTATGGCGTAAGGGATGGAGTTTGTCGTGGCAGGAAATTGATACTCTCAAAATGCGTACTACGGGGCAGGGTGGCATGGTATATTATTTTGTTACCAAGAGTCGAGATAAAGCCTATTTATTACCTATGAGAGTAGCTGGTTTTAATCGTATGGTACAGGAAGTACAGCTAAAAACAAATATTGATACAACAGATATTCGCCCTTTAGCACAACCTTGGATGTATATTTTTTTGTTGGTATTTACCTTTTTTCTTTGGTTAGTGGATATTTGGACAATTTCTGCAATTTTTACCAATATTTAGTTTAGCTAATTAATTATAAAATAGCTGTTTTAATGATGGGTTTAGCCATTTAATACCTAACACCTTGACAGAATATTTTTTCTCACAATCCAAATATAATTGCTATATATGCTTGATATTTTATTATTTTTATTGATTATTATTTTTATTTTTACTTATTATTTAATCATTCCTTATCAAGTAAAAACAAGAAGAAAATCTCTAAAAAAAGCTATTTTTCCTATTGATTGGGCTAATTTTTTAGAACATAATATTTATTTATATCGCATTTTACCTTCTGATTTAAAGTTAGAATTACAGGATTATATTAAGGTTTTTTTGGAGGAAAAACAATTTGTAGGTAAAAATGGTTTTATTATCACTGAGGAAGTAAAATTGTCGATCGCATCTCAAGCCTGTATATTATTGTTAGGAGATAAAGAGAATAAACGTAACTATTTTCCTTATTTAAAATATATTTATGTTTATCCCGACATAATTTTAGAAAACCAAAAATCTCCCGAAAATCCGATTATTTTACTAGGGTTATCTTCCGTGGGAAATAAAAGTGGTCATGATGGGGTAATCTATTTATCATGGACAGAAGTAGCGAAACAATCTCAATTTCCTTCTAAGGGTGAAAATGTCATTTTACATGAGTTTGCTCATCAATTAGATCAAGCATTTGGTAACGCTACGGGAATGCCTCGTTTAAGAAATTTACAGGAAAGTTTGGCATGGAGGGAAATTTTTACACAGGAATATTATAACCATTGTCAAGGGGTAAAAAACCAGCAACCAACGGTAATTGATGCCTATGGGGCGCTTAATCCTGCGGAATTTTTTGCGGTGGTAACGGAGGGTTTTTTCCTTAAACCTCGACTTTTACAAACTTATCATCCTTTACTTTATGAGCAACTTAGTCGATACTATAATGTAAGCTCGATCGAATGGAGAAGAAAGGAATAGGTATCGGAAAGGGTGTTAGGGAAAATTATTTAATTGTTAATTATTAATTATTAATTATTAATTGTTAATTATTAATTGTTTTATGTTGTTCTTTTAAAGAAAAAATAGTTATGATTAATAGACAATGGTGGGTGGAAAAATGGTTGGAATTATTAGATTCTTATCGTTATAAAAAAAGACTGGAAAGAGGACGTAATTATGCCAGAGAAGGTAATATTTTAAATATAGAATTTAAACAATCTCAGTTAATCGCAGATGTACAAGGCACAGAAGAAAAGCCTTATCGAGTTACCTTATCTTTAGATGCTTTTTCCGATGAAGATTGGGGATATGTTATTAGCACTATGTCAGAAAAGGCGATTTTGGCGGCACAATTATTAGTGGGGGAAATGCCCTCAGAAATTGAACAAGTTTTTATTAAAAATGGTTTAAGTTTATTTCCTTTTAATTTAACGGATGTGAAATCTCGTTGTACTTGTCCAGACAAAGCGAATCCTTGTAAACATATTGCTGCAATTTACTATCAATTGGGCGATCGATTTAGCGAAGACCCGTTTATAATATTTCAATTAAGGGGTAGAAATAAAGAGCAAATTTTAGAGGCTTTGAGAGTTTCTCGTAGTCATCAATTATCAGGTAAACCTTTACAACCTGAAATATTAGGTAAAATTAAATCTCCCCCTAAGCGTAAAGCTAATATTAACAAAACTTCTGCACCTTTGTCGATCGATAATTTTTGGCAATATGAAGAAGCCTTAGATTCCTCTTTAGTGGTTATTGTACCATCAACGGAAAATAAAACCATCCTCGAAGTGTTAGGAGATATTCCGTTACCCTACAATGATTCTCAAGCAGTGATGCAGTATCTAACTCAAGTATATCAAAATATACCCAAAGAACTTAGTACTGTCACGACGGCTACTTAGGGTTTTTAAAATAAATTATGTTGAAATGGTGGGCGGTACATCGCCCTACCTTCAGATCAAATTGTATAATTTATTTTATGATCAAAATTGATGTAATATTATTCTAAGTCTTTACTACCGGGGTTACGAGCTGGATCTCCAGAAAGGAAACCAAAGATAAATAATAACAAGAAAAAGGCTACAACAACATTTACAACAATTTTAAGAGTTAACATTTTTTTATATACTCCGAATGATTTAATACTTGCTATATTCTACCTCAAAGAGGATGATAAATTAGGAATTATACAGGAATAATTTATGGAGCTTTTAACTGTTAACTAATAGTTTATTATAGTTGTTTATACCTACTCACGGGATAAAGGTTGACATTTTTTTTAAAATATGTTAGCTTTTTCCGATACCTGACACCTGACACCTTTACAGCACCAAAAATTTTATGGTTCACTCAGATTCATTCCAAGCCATAGATTCTAGTCATTTAATAATAGGTTAAGTAATATTTTATCTCCAAACTTGCTTTCTTTCAAAATTTATTATTATGTTGAAATAAAGTAATAAATTCTGTTAATTGTTCTGGTAGATGAATGATAAAATCTGGTTCATATTTAGCTAAAACTGAAGCGGAATTAAAGCCCCAAGTAACCGCAATAACCTTTATTTGACTTTTTTTTGCTGCTTCAATATCTCTAGTTTCATCTCCGACATAAATTACTTTCTCTCTACATAAATTATGTTTTTTGATAATTTTTTTCAGAATTTTATGTTTACCAAATAAGGTGGAAGCTGAATAAACAAAATCAAAATATTCATCTAAATTATTATTATTTAAAAAATCAACCACATTTTCTTTTAAATTCGATGTCAAAATACCTAATCTATATCCTTGTTTTTTAAGACTACTTAAAGCCTCTTGAATGCCATCAAAAGGTTCAAGACTAGCAATTTTTTGATTTAATTCTTTTTTAACTCTCCTCAATAAAAATGGTATTTTATAAGGGGGAATAGGGGATTCATAAAAAATATCTCTCGAACTTAAATGACTTAATCGAAGCATCTCATCTTCTGTAACTCGATCGAACCCAAATTCTAAGGCTAAATTATTGGCAATTTCTACCAACGTTTTGCGACTATCGGCTAAAGTACCATCAAAATCAAATATCAATACTGTTTCTGTCATGCAATCTCTTATAAGGATAAAACCTTATACTTTACTTATCCATTAGGGTTTGTGCATTGCGTCGCCACATTTCAGGTTTAATACGGCGTAAAGCAGAACCTTGAAAACGCTTATTCCATTCTACTTCATCTATCTGCGCTAAATCCATTAATTTAGGATTAAGATTATCAGGATAGGGAAAAAAATCTGTAATATCTGTTACTTTTGCAAATCTTTGATTCCAAGGGCAAACATCCTGACAAATATCACACCCTGCCACCCAACCATTTAAGTTTGAGGCGATTTCTGGGGGTAACTCTGGTTGACGATTTTCGATCGTATGATAGGCGATACAAAGATTAGCATTCACCACAAAAGGCTCAGTAATCGCCTGAGTAGGACAAGCATCTAAACACCTTGTACAAGTACCACAATGATTAGTATGAGTTCGATCGGGCTTAAGTTCAAGGTTAGTGAGGATTTCTCCTAAAAAAACCCAACTACCATAATCTGTAGTAATCACATTACCATTTTTAGCCACCCAGCCAACTCCCGCCTGTTGCGCCCAAAATTTATCTTGAATGGGAGCCGTATCAACACAATATTTGACTTGTATATCATCCTGTTGAGTGGTTAACCAAGAAGCAAGAATTTTGAGTTTTTTTGTTATCACTTTATGATAATCTCTTCCCCAACCATAACGAGAAATTTTGCCAACATCTGGAGAATCGCTGTGCTGATGAGGAGTGTAATAATTTAACCCGACAGAGACGATCGATTTTACTTCGGGAAAATATTGCAGAATATCCTGTCGTTTTGAGTTACTCATCCAAGCCATATCAGCTTGATAACCTTTATCTAACCATCTTTGAAGCCTTTGTTTATTTTCCGCTTGTTTGTCGCTATCAAGATTAACATTAGCAATTCCCACTTTATGAAAACCAATATCTAAGGCTTTTTGTTTAATATCTTTACTGATCATAGTAATATTATTCATTGGTAAAAATTAGGAATGAAGAATGAACCGATCAACCAGACTTGAGGTGGAGACGTAAAATTCTACGTCTCTATAATAGTTTTGGCTATTAAAAATTTAATTTCTGGAGAAGTTTAGAGATTTTTGACACTATATAAAAAACCGTCAAAAAAATTATTGCAAAGCGGTTAATAATATAATACTAAAAAGCTCATAAATCTTATTCCGAACTGAGGTAGTATCAGTTATTATTATAATCAAAGATTCAAGCATTTAGTTTTTAGTTTGTGGGAGTAAAGGCTATGGATAACGGAAATAACGAGAGAATTGTCGGCTATTTTATCGAAGAAGCAAAAGAACATTTAGAAACCATCGAAAAAGGGATTTTAGATTTATCTTCTGCGGTGAACGATGAAGAAAGTATAAATGAACTATTTAGGGCGGCTCATTCCATTAAAGGGGGAGCTGCAATGTTGAATTTTAATAGTATTTCCAAAACGGCTCACCGTCTGGAAGATGCTTTTAAAATCCTTAGAG
This window contains:
- a CDS encoding Bax inhibitor-1/YccA family protein; its protein translation is MATTSNFRDSIKKAKNQALVGPNVINKALPYLGGGLVLTAVGTYGGLGMIQSNPTLFMPTFIGAIILQLVLFFVVRGIAERADNGIALPLLTVYSLLTGYTLSGIVYVALGTNGVGINGVAIAALGCGITFVLARNVGSNLGEEDGLALAKTVQLGIIGLFIVILLQLVLSFFGVFTPSWLEIGISGLGVFLFVGASVVDFYILPRAYRDEQYLSAALSMYLTYINLFVFILRLLIAINSRD
- a CDS encoding ATP-dependent helicase produces the protein MIDRTLEEKIESLVVNLRQGQKELAQWKSGKMAVSAVPGAGKSHSLATAAAITIARNNLNSNRQLVIVTYTRSAAASIEKKINEILRNDLQRVAVGFTVQTIHSLAVNIANRYPQLSQLDMENRTLSEITSSHPLMLETVNQWVKHNPELYELLWQGKTKEKEIDEAELLQRESLLLNDILPKVAYNAVSLIKSSDLTLNDSFSLPDNPDNSYPLMKIAKGLYEEYQGLMSKTQRIDYDDLILSALRVLKFDRSREVLQGEVFAVFEDEAQDSSPLQEELLEILATDTKNNQVNFVRVGDSNQAINSTFTSADPKYFRDFCHQCQEDKGFYTMNQAGRSCQIIMDTANQTLAWVNQNIREELSKKNIAEIESLIPFEFQNIQPVENTVNQRNINPFQEGKGVEIEIPEDIYHTVDLIREKVIYLWSKKDEEITPNFAILVRQNKQGQFLYEHLKDLEKNYNLKVKLINDADISKKILQEIFSILQFLDCPHSSQYLRKTLAILTERLKIPVENINSLSIYPEKFLYPTILDVNKKEFNLIKLKNECIRLLKSRLELSPYQLIPFISLFLKYDQVELATVQKLSERIKQDIQGNMSLKLMLNILQEIVNGEKFKRVEIEDEKSYQKEGQLTIITMHKAKGLEWDYVFLPFLHKNIIPGNESYVNANTKFIGDFSLPEVTRSSLRFMIHYYKKINDRQISIQEASIENSYQKKGEEYRLLYVAMTRAKKLLWMSSAKKAPTNWNFFEDNGNEAQLKEQLPCPAIIDLPRK
- a CDS encoding lysylphosphatidylglycerol synthase domain-containing protein, coding for MADSGKFTKKFLRYLILGLTFFFIITTFKQNWQEIKGIKFTFFTLLMFTISLVLNIIAHTFSAWVWTWILKIFQTKLQGLKAINIYLITNISKYLPGNVWHFFGRVKAIQAEGDSLSIATVSVIIEPLLMAVSALLITLISASFGIITLSFSPLFLLTYILIIVILIGIHPKILNPLLCKLAKSKGSNETATLTKYPLLPLLGEIIFLLIRGFAFLSLLIAFMPVKLTLIPQILSSFSFAWLLGLIVPGAPGGIGIFEATIIASFDSAIFPSQIVLIVIALFRISSILAELITAGFASFSYKYEN
- a CDS encoding type II toxin-antitoxin system Phd/YefM family antitoxin, whose protein sequence is MTNLELKQAKNQLNELLEIVMKGEEIIITENNEPVIKLSPLKIEKKPPRQPGSAEGKIWIADDFDAPLTDFKEYI
- a CDS encoding YheT family hydrolase, whose amino-acid sequence is MSSYQPPFFLRNGLIQTLYVAFWMSRHWQKTTNLVEPNYQEHIFKGANDVPIFGLVAIPDNPRGTIVGTYGITGDLDNQWYLRLLGRKAYAQGYAVVLFDWRAHGKTALLSPALTSDGLLEGKDFMYIASQAKTMGCPAQFWFTGYSLGGKLALWALYEASRSNIEEIYKLRAGDIGGGAVICPSLDAMRSLTYLENHPWGRYLEKAITQNLKKLVTEIAKAHPQHIDREILTKINSIKEFDQYLVIPALGFNTVAEYYHASSPLNIMGDINKPTLILYAIDDPMFDPTLVDDLVKIGNKNPMVDLILTKNGGHVGYISNLSYQQEYQDVDEKVTQLDRWWAWNLCLDWFNLKGVN
- a CDS encoding type II toxin-antitoxin system VapC family toxin produces the protein MKILIDTHIFLWYVTNNQKLNESTKLIINDRGNIIYISQASIWEIAIKNSVGKLTFNSSFREFIEEQIRVNDFNILTFNLSNFEQITKLPFHHRNPFDRIIIAQSIIEKIPIISYDEMFKFYDIQLLD
- a CDS encoding DUF4033 domain-containing protein gives rise to the protein MKTIEKTVYKDNLFDRVFIAIFSQKMAQAVGKKITSKGYQGFVDLSQEIMKGRNAQQQQELVSIVLKSLIPSPVLYLVRTFVPPNKWVCESNAWFATVLFEWLVGKSIIKEVEIVTENNEIRKQKSGVTIEKCRYLEDSGCVGMCINMCKLPTQKFFTESFGIPLTMTPNFEDFSCEMVFGQYPPPLETEEASTQPCLQSHCPTASNFPKPCPKIYD
- a CDS encoding pentapeptide repeat-containing protein; the protein is MKLSKIFTLTLVLIVSFITLINSAQALDYTKRDLFESDFSGQNLSGSTFNKTNLRSSNLSNANLQKASFFGANLDSANLEGADLRNAVLDSARLTKANLHNAILEGAFATNTKFEKANIDGADFTDVILRPDVEAILCENATGTNPVTGRNTRDTLYCE